One stretch of Clavibacter californiensis DNA includes these proteins:
- a CDS encoding ATP-binding cassette domain-containing protein encodes MTLTDPAGSAPAPSRTPVLEAKRLVKTFGRVVGLDGVSLELFPGEVLAIIGDNGAGKSTLIKCLTGAETPDEGELFLDGKPVSFKRPQDARAAGIETVYQNLAVSPALDVASNLYLGREKRKKGILGSVFRMLDTAGMRREAKAELTELGISTLQDVTVPVENLSGGQRQAVAVARAAAFGSKVVVLDEPTAALGVRESNQVLELVRNLRDRGIPVILISHNMPQVFEVADRIHIQRLGKKAATITPQSHSMTDAVAIMTGAATA; translated from the coding sequence GTGACCCTCACCGACCCCGCGGGGAGCGCCCCCGCCCCGTCCCGCACGCCCGTCCTCGAGGCGAAGCGGCTCGTGAAGACCTTCGGCCGCGTGGTCGGCCTCGACGGCGTCAGCCTCGAGCTGTTCCCCGGCGAGGTGCTCGCGATCATCGGCGACAACGGCGCCGGCAAGTCGACGCTCATCAAGTGCCTCACGGGGGCCGAGACGCCCGACGAGGGCGAGCTGTTCCTCGACGGGAAGCCCGTGTCGTTCAAGCGGCCGCAGGACGCCCGGGCCGCCGGGATCGAGACGGTCTACCAGAACCTCGCCGTCTCGCCCGCGCTCGACGTGGCGTCGAACCTCTACCTCGGGCGCGAGAAGCGGAAGAAGGGGATCCTCGGATCCGTCTTCCGCATGCTCGACACGGCCGGCATGCGCCGCGAGGCCAAGGCGGAGCTGACCGAGCTCGGCATCTCGACGCTGCAGGACGTGACCGTGCCCGTCGAGAACCTGTCCGGCGGGCAGCGGCAGGCGGTCGCCGTGGCGCGCGCCGCGGCGTTCGGATCCAAGGTCGTGGTGCTCGACGAGCCCACCGCGGCGCTCGGCGTGCGCGAGTCGAACCAGGTGCTCGAGCTGGTGCGGAACCTGCGCGACCGGGGCATCCCGGTGATCCTCATCAGCCACAACATGCCGCAGGTGTTCGAGGTCGCCGACCGGATCCACATCCAGCGCCTGGGAAAGAAGGCCGCGACCATCACGCCGCAGTCGCACTCGATGACCGACGCCGTCGCGATCATGACGGGCGCGGCCACGGCATGA
- a CDS encoding PhoX family protein — protein sequence MTLTRENHHRLLPILSRDPHARGKRSTVTCHLKCDDACTKPVPNVTDNSYFRDIAGRALSRRTLLGGAGAGALAILVAQNAAAPGAEAAAARAASNLPFQAITPVDAAVDQFTVPTGYRWQPIIRWGDPLFSYADGFDADGQTAKLASRQFGYNNDYLDIIPINSRNKEALLVANHEYTNENIMFPPAADDAELAEQRRIGKASHGMSVVALRRSTVGQPWTYTIGHHRNRRITADTPFAVSGPAAGSASLRTKDDPKGTRILGTLGNCSGGTTPWGTVLSGEENFNGYFRTAGTSAADKRYGLADKATTRGWEAIDPRFDARTAGYENEPNRFGWIVEVDPFEPGEAPVKHTALGRFKHEGANVILGKSGHVAAYMGDDERFDYLYKFVSHDTMVTGTTRQDRKRNKQLLTRGALYVARFTGDSPVAEITGTGQLPSDGSFDGIGEWIPLVIDGVCQVPGFTTEEALVHTRLVADAAGATKMDRCEDVQPSPVTGKIYVACTNNTDRGKAGKEGATEMNPRTTNRDGHIVEITEDGGDARSTTFTWNLLLVAGDPAKNESTYFAGFPKDKVSPISCPDNVAFDSEGNLWISTDGAPSTIGLNDGLFKVPVEGAERGHVQQFLSVPTEAETCGPVVHDTEGMVFVAVQHPGEDGSFAEQHSFFPDYVPAGATPAKGAWRGPRPSVIQVWRG from the coding sequence ATGACCCTCACCCGCGAGAACCACCACCGGCTGCTGCCGATCCTGTCCCGCGACCCGCACGCCCGCGGCAAGCGCAGCACCGTCACCTGCCACCTCAAGTGCGACGACGCGTGCACGAAGCCGGTGCCGAACGTCACCGACAACTCCTACTTCCGCGACATCGCCGGCCGCGCCCTCTCGCGCCGCACCCTGCTCGGCGGCGCGGGCGCCGGTGCCCTCGCGATCCTCGTGGCGCAGAACGCCGCCGCCCCCGGCGCCGAGGCCGCCGCCGCGCGGGCCGCGTCGAACCTCCCCTTCCAGGCGATCACGCCGGTCGACGCCGCCGTCGACCAGTTCACCGTGCCGACCGGGTACCGCTGGCAGCCGATCATCCGCTGGGGCGACCCGCTCTTCAGCTACGCCGACGGCTTCGACGCCGACGGTCAGACCGCCAAGCTCGCGTCACGCCAGTTCGGCTACAACAACGACTACCTCGACATCATCCCGATCAACTCGCGGAACAAGGAGGCGCTCCTCGTCGCCAACCACGAGTACACGAACGAGAACATCATGTTCCCGCCCGCGGCCGACGACGCCGAGCTCGCCGAGCAGCGCCGCATCGGGAAGGCCTCGCACGGCATGTCGGTGGTCGCGCTCCGCCGCTCGACGGTCGGCCAGCCGTGGACCTACACGATCGGCCACCACCGCAACCGCCGCATCACCGCGGACACTCCCTTCGCCGTCTCCGGGCCCGCGGCGGGATCCGCGTCGCTGCGCACCAAGGACGACCCGAAGGGCACGCGCATCCTCGGAACCCTCGGCAACTGCTCCGGCGGCACCACCCCGTGGGGCACCGTGCTCTCCGGCGAGGAGAACTTCAACGGGTACTTCCGCACCGCGGGCACCTCCGCCGCCGACAAGCGCTACGGCCTCGCCGACAAGGCGACGACCCGCGGCTGGGAGGCCATCGACCCGCGCTTCGACGCCCGCACCGCCGGCTACGAGAACGAGCCGAACCGCTTCGGCTGGATCGTCGAGGTCGACCCGTTCGAGCCCGGCGAGGCACCCGTGAAGCACACCGCGCTCGGCCGCTTCAAGCACGAGGGCGCGAACGTGATCCTCGGCAAGAGCGGCCACGTCGCCGCGTACATGGGCGACGACGAGCGCTTCGACTACCTCTACAAGTTCGTCTCGCACGACACGATGGTCACCGGCACCACGCGCCAGGACCGCAAGCGGAACAAGCAGCTGCTCACGCGCGGCGCGCTCTATGTGGCGCGCTTCACGGGCGACTCGCCCGTCGCGGAGATCACCGGCACCGGCCAGCTCCCCTCCGACGGCTCGTTCGACGGCATCGGCGAGTGGATCCCGCTCGTGATCGACGGGGTCTGCCAGGTCCCCGGCTTCACCACCGAGGAGGCGCTCGTGCACACGCGCCTCGTCGCCGACGCGGCCGGCGCCACGAAGATGGACCGCTGCGAGGACGTCCAGCCGAGCCCCGTCACCGGCAAGATCTACGTCGCCTGCACGAACAACACCGACCGCGGCAAGGCCGGCAAGGAGGGCGCCACGGAGATGAACCCGCGGACGACCAACCGCGACGGCCACATCGTGGAGATCACCGAGGACGGCGGCGACGCGCGCTCCACCACCTTCACCTGGAACCTGCTGCTCGTCGCGGGCGACCCGGCGAAGAACGAGTCCACCTACTTCGCGGGCTTCCCGAAGGACAAGGTCTCGCCCATCAGCTGCCCGGACAACGTCGCGTTCGACTCCGAGGGCAACCTCTGGATCTCGACCGACGGCGCCCCGAGCACCATCGGCCTCAACGACGGCCTGTTCAAGGTCCCCGTCGAGGGCGCCGAGCGCGGCCACGTGCAGCAGTTCCTCTCGGTGCCCACCGAGGCCGAGACCTGCGGCCCGGTCGTGCACGACACCGAGGGCATGGTGTTCGTCGCGGTGCAGCACCCGGGCGAGGACGGCTCGTTCGCCGAGCAGCACTCGTTCTTCCCCGACTACGTGCCGGCCGGTGCCACCCCGGCCAAGGGCGCGTGGCGCGGACCGCGCCCGTCGGTGATCCAGGTGTGGCGGGGCTGA
- a CDS encoding SDR family NAD(P)-dependent oxidoreductase, protein MARFDTKTALVTGGGSGIGAAISRALAAEGASVVVTDIQLEAAERVVAEIEGAGGTATAFRQDTSKAEDSQAAVAHAVGAYGALHLAVNNAGISAPAADIGDYDVAAWDRTRAVDLDGVFYGLRYQLPAMVEAGGGAIVNMSSVLGSVGFAQSAAYVASKHALVGLTKVAALEYTARGVRTNAVGPGFIDTPLVRSSLSADALAYLESQHATGRLGTDTEVAALVLFLLSDDASFISGSYHLVDGGYSAR, encoded by the coding sequence ATGGCCAGGTTCGACACGAAGACCGCGCTCGTGACCGGCGGAGGCAGCGGCATCGGCGCCGCGATCTCGCGCGCGCTCGCCGCGGAGGGCGCGTCGGTCGTCGTCACCGACATCCAGCTGGAGGCGGCCGAGCGCGTCGTCGCCGAGATCGAGGGCGCGGGCGGCACCGCCACGGCGTTCCGCCAGGACACCTCGAAGGCCGAGGACTCGCAGGCCGCCGTCGCGCACGCGGTGGGCGCCTACGGCGCCCTGCACCTCGCCGTCAACAACGCCGGCATCAGCGCGCCCGCGGCCGACATCGGCGACTACGACGTCGCCGCGTGGGACCGCACGCGCGCGGTCGACCTCGACGGCGTCTTCTACGGCCTCCGTTACCAGCTCCCCGCGATGGTGGAGGCGGGCGGCGGCGCGATCGTCAACATGAGCTCGGTGCTCGGATCCGTCGGCTTCGCCCAGAGCGCCGCCTACGTCGCGAGCAAGCACGCCCTCGTCGGCCTCACCAAGGTCGCGGCGCTCGAGTACACGGCCCGAGGCGTCCGCACCAACGCGGTCGGCCCCGGCTTCATCGACACCCCGCTCGTGCGCTCCTCCCTCTCGGCGGACGCGCTCGCGTACCTCGAGAGCCAGCACGCGACCGGCCGCCTCGGCACGGACACGGAGGTCGCGGCCCTCGTGCTCTTCCTCCTCAGCGACGACGCGTCCTTCATCTCCGGCAGCTACCACCTGGTGGACGGCGGCTACTCGGCGCGCTGA
- a CDS encoding putative quinol monooxygenase codes for MTATVLHAEFTALPGHEEQVARMIADLAELVRAEPGNVVFEPYRRVEDPARFVVHEVYRDEAAFQAHIGASYGAEFNAALGPLIVEDGSQLTFLAPV; via the coding sequence ATGACGGCGACGGTGCTGCACGCGGAGTTCACGGCGCTGCCGGGGCACGAGGAGCAGGTCGCGCGGATGATCGCCGACCTCGCGGAGCTCGTGCGCGCCGAGCCGGGGAACGTCGTGTTCGAGCCGTACCGGCGGGTGGAGGATCCAGCGCGCTTCGTCGTCCACGAGGTCTATCGCGACGAGGCCGCGTTCCAGGCGCACATCGGGGCGTCGTACGGCGCCGAGTTCAACGCGGCGCTCGGGCCGCTCATCGTGGAGGACGGGTCGCAGCTGACGTTCCTCGCACCCGTCTGA
- a CDS encoding substrate-binding domain-containing protein, producing the protein MTNRSPRLVRTIALGSAALIAAGGLAGCSSSSGGSGSGGSGGSGDVGVSLIVKTTTNPFFVAMEDGAKEAAAKDGINLTLAAGKADGDEDTQIQAIENAISKGDKGILITINGPSVLDAIQKARDAGLFVIALDTAPDPADSVDITFATDNFAAGESIGKWAAAQLGGKKATIALLDLYDDKAISVDYNRDQGFLTGMGIDVGDKAKNGDEAKTGDYSGGDYEIVGNEATQGAEDGGRTAMETLLSKDPDINVVYTINEPAAFGAYQALQAAGKEKDVILVSVDGGCAGVKNVKEGVIGATAQQYPVKMAQLGVEAIAQLAKDGTKPATSAGLDFFDTGSALVTDTPVDGLDSITADDAATKCWGE; encoded by the coding sequence ATGACGAACCGATCCCCGCGCCTCGTGCGCACCATCGCCCTCGGCTCGGCGGCCCTCATCGCCGCGGGCGGGCTCGCCGGCTGCTCCAGCTCCAGTGGAGGCTCCGGATCCGGCGGCAGCGGCGGCTCCGGCGACGTCGGCGTCTCGCTCATCGTGAAGACGACCACGAACCCCTTCTTCGTCGCGATGGAGGACGGCGCGAAGGAGGCCGCGGCGAAGGACGGCATCAATCTCACGCTCGCCGCAGGCAAGGCCGACGGCGACGAGGACACCCAGATCCAGGCCATCGAGAACGCCATCTCGAAGGGCGACAAGGGCATCCTCATCACGATCAACGGCCCGTCGGTCCTCGACGCGATCCAGAAGGCCCGCGACGCCGGCCTCTTCGTCATCGCGCTCGACACCGCGCCCGACCCGGCCGACTCCGTCGACATCACGTTCGCCACCGACAACTTCGCCGCGGGCGAGTCCATCGGCAAGTGGGCCGCCGCGCAGCTCGGCGGCAAGAAGGCGACCATCGCCCTCCTCGACCTGTACGACGACAAGGCCATCTCGGTCGACTACAACCGCGACCAGGGCTTCCTGACCGGCATGGGCATCGACGTCGGCGACAAGGCCAAGAACGGCGACGAGGCGAAGACCGGCGACTACAGCGGCGGCGACTACGAGATCGTCGGCAACGAGGCCACGCAGGGCGCCGAGGACGGCGGCCGCACGGCGATGGAGACGCTGCTGTCGAAGGACCCGGACATCAACGTCGTCTACACGATCAACGAGCCCGCCGCCTTCGGCGCTTACCAGGCGCTCCAGGCGGCCGGCAAGGAGAAGGACGTGATCCTCGTCTCGGTCGACGGCGGCTGCGCTGGCGTCAAGAACGTCAAGGAGGGCGTCATCGGGGCCACCGCGCAGCAGTACCCGGTGAAGATGGCGCAGCTCGGCGTCGAGGCCATCGCGCAGCTCGCGAAGGACGGCACCAAGCCCGCCACGAGCGCCGGCCTCGACTTCTTCGACACCGGATCCGCGCTCGTCACCGACACCCCCGTCGACGGCCTCGACAGCATCACGGCCGACGACGCCGCGACGAAGTGCTGGGGCGAGTGA
- a CDS encoding biopolymer transporter Tol encodes MTERPRDPDADAAASAAAIEAERWLIVDGRRWPRTDPSLPAELVDALESHLGRGRSGVRTARRADDDAAIATARERVSIAKHGLGERGPRWWDEPEDARLERAREALRSLDALD; translated from the coding sequence ATGACCGAGCGGCCGCGAGATCCCGACGCCGACGCCGCGGCGTCCGCCGCCGCGATCGAGGCGGAGCGCTGGCTGATCGTGGACGGGCGGCGGTGGCCCCGCACGGATCCGTCGCTGCCGGCCGAGCTGGTCGACGCGCTGGAGTCGCACCTCGGCCGCGGCCGGTCGGGGGTCCGCACGGCGAGGCGCGCGGACGACGACGCCGCGATCGCCACGGCCCGGGAGCGGGTCAGCATCGCGAAGCACGGCCTCGGCGAGCGCGGCCCGCGCTGGTGGGACGAGCCGGAGGACGCGCGCCTCGAGCGGGCGCGCGAGGCGCTGCGGTCGCTCGACGCGCTCGACTGA
- a CDS encoding ABC transporter permease: MSRTTDPNPPTSALDLANEFLDRRSPLDRIRGVLHRYPAVSPAVVLVLAVIVFGLLNDRFLDPANLSLVTQQVAVVGTLAVAQTLIILTAGIDLSVGAVMVLTSMVIAQTASENGLPAPAALATGLVVGLAAGAFNGLLVTRLRLPPFIVTLGTLNIFVALTLLYSNGATIRGVDMPAALSWTGRTFDLAGVKISFGVVLMLVLYIVVAFILGKTAWGRHVYAVGDDKEAARLAGISVNRVLMSVYLAAGAILAVGAWIAIGRSNAASPNAGADLNLDSITAVVIGGTSLFGGRGTVWGTLLGALIVGVFRNGLSLAGLDVLYQTLAVGVLIIVAVSVDQWIRKVRK; this comes from the coding sequence GTGAGCCGGACCACCGACCCGAACCCGCCCACCTCCGCCCTCGACCTCGCGAACGAGTTCCTCGACCGGCGCTCCCCCCTCGACCGGATCCGCGGGGTGCTCCACCGCTACCCCGCCGTCAGCCCCGCCGTCGTGCTGGTCCTCGCGGTCATCGTGTTCGGCCTGCTCAACGACCGCTTCCTCGATCCCGCCAACCTGTCGCTCGTCACGCAGCAGGTCGCCGTGGTCGGCACGCTCGCGGTGGCGCAGACGCTGATCATCCTCACCGCGGGCATCGACCTGTCGGTCGGCGCGGTCATGGTGCTCACCTCGATGGTCATCGCGCAGACCGCGAGCGAGAACGGCCTGCCGGCACCCGCCGCGCTGGCCACCGGGCTCGTCGTCGGCCTCGCGGCCGGCGCGTTCAACGGCCTGCTCGTGACGCGGCTGCGGCTCCCCCCGTTCATCGTCACGCTCGGGACGCTGAACATCTTCGTGGCGCTCACGCTCCTCTACTCCAACGGCGCGACCATCCGCGGCGTGGACATGCCCGCAGCCCTCTCGTGGACGGGCCGCACGTTCGACCTGGCCGGGGTGAAGATCAGCTTCGGCGTGGTGCTCATGCTCGTGCTCTACATCGTGGTCGCGTTCATCCTCGGCAAGACCGCCTGGGGCCGGCACGTGTACGCGGTCGGCGACGACAAGGAGGCCGCGCGCCTCGCCGGCATCAGCGTCAACCGGGTGCTGATGAGCGTGTACCTCGCGGCCGGGGCGATCCTCGCGGTCGGCGCGTGGATCGCGATCGGCCGCAGCAACGCGGCCAGCCCGAACGCGGGCGCCGACCTCAACCTCGACTCCATCACCGCGGTGGTCATCGGCGGGACGAGCCTCTTCGGCGGCCGCGGCACCGTCTGGGGCACGCTCCTCGGCGCGCTCATCGTCGGCGTCTTCCGCAACGGGCTCTCGCTCGCGGGGCTGGACGTGCTGTACCAGACCCTCGCCGTGGGCGTCCTCATCATCGTCGCGGTCTCCGTCGACCAGTGGATCCGAAAGGTGCGCAAGTGA